CGAATGCTTCTGGAATCCGTTGTGATCTAATTTGAAACTGTAGTCAGGCATGACCAATCAACGACTACAAAAAAATGGCATCTCACTTTTAGAGGAGATGCCATTTTTTATTTGTAGTCTTAATATATCGCGTCGACTATTTGTAATCGTTGGGATTTCCAAACAAGCCGCCACCACTGGAACCGGATGTGTCTTCTGCATTGCCGCCGAGCAGTGGCCCTTTGCGTTTTCGTTCATAGGCTGGCTGCTCTTCTGCCTGCTCGGCAGGAGCATCCGGCTTGTCAATCAATGCTTTGAGTGACAGACTGATTCGCTTTCGGTTGGTATCAACTTCGAGCACCTTCGCTGTGGTTTCCTGACCTGTGGTCAAAATTTCTGTGACCCGTTTCACACGACGGTGGTCCAGTTCACTGATATGAATCAAGCCTTCCAGGCCGGGTTCCAATTCGACGAACGCGCCAAAGTCGGTAGTTCGAGTGACTTTCCCCGTCACGGTGGAATCGGCTGCGTAACGATCTTCCGCCAGCTGCCACGGATCCTGCTGCAGTTGCTTCATCCCCAGACTGATGCGGTTTTTCTCGCGATCAATCTTGAGAATTTTTACATTGATCTGCTGCTGTTCGCTCAAGGCATCTTTGGGATGTTTAATACGGTTCCAGCTGATCTCGCCGATATGCAGAAATCCGTCAATTCCGCCGATATCGACGAACGCGCCATAGTCCTTGATGTTTTTGACTGTTCCCGTATGCTCCTGACCGATGGCCAGTTTTTCCCACAGTTCTTTCTGAATTTCTTCTCGTTCTGCTTCGAGGTATTTGCGGCGGCTAACAACCAGATTTCGTTTCTTGGGGTTCACCTCCGTAATTTGCACAGTCAACTTTTGACCTACGAACGGTTCCAGATCTCCTACGAAATACAGATCGGCCTGACTGGCGGGCAGGAATCCTCTCAGACTTCCAACATTCACTTCCAGTCCGCCTTTGTTCGATTTATTCACCACGCACTCAACGACCTGACCTGCAGAGACGGCATCCCAGTCACCTGCGGGTTTGTGATGTCCGCGTGGTAATGAAAGTTGAATCAAACCTTCTGCTTCTTTGATGCTGGTGATTTTGACGTCGATTTCCTGTCCGACTTCAGGGGGCTTATCGCCAAACTGTCGCAGAGGAACAATGCCGGGGGTCCCCAGTGCCTTGCTTCCCAAATCAACAAAGACATCGTCGTTATTGATCGATTCCACGATCCCCTTCAGACGATCGCCTTCGGCCAATCCCTCATCAGCGGGAGTTGCTGCTGCTGGTGTCGCTGCGGTGCCTGCGGCAGCGGCTTCAGCGGCCGCTTCTTCATCGCTCAACGTTTTCGGAAGTTCCTGACCTCCCTGTGCTGTCAGAGCAGCGGCCAGTTCCGCTTCGAGTCCTTCGCCCAGATCATCAACTTCAGGTGGAATATCAATGGGAACAGCGGCTTCGGCAATCTGCAACATCGCCGCTTCCTCAAGTTCTTCCTGTGAAGCTGCTTCAGTTGGGGCTTCTTCCCCTTCCGCTGCTTTCGGTTGAGGAGGCATGCTGGTACCGGGTGAAGGCTTTGCTTTGAACTGCTCCGGATCGACCTTGGGTTTCAGCTGGATTTTGCGTTCGGTCTTAGCGGGCTCCGGCTGCTCAGAAGCTTCTGCCGCTTGTGGACTCTCTTCACTGCCTGTTTCTGCTGTCGTCGCCGATTCAGCAACCGGTTCGGCCTGAGGTTCTTCCTGTGGAGCAGAGGCTGCAGCTTCAGCCGTCACATCAGCTGCGTCGGCAGACTGACCTTGATCGGCGGGTGCATTCGCTTCCACTGCTTCTTCACTGGTTTTGATTTCTTCAGTTGATGGTTGTTCTGAACTCATGGGAGATGAACTTTCTCGCCTAATTACATACATTAAAAACAGGATTGATTTGAAACCGGATTGCCTGGCTCATCGCGAACTGGATCCCAATTTATACCGGAACATCAGATTTCATGCGAAACGCCATCTGGACTATGTAAAAGAGTATCACCGCTGCTACGCCCCTGCAATTCGCAGAGCCTAGTTTTCCGATTTTTTCACTTTTGCTTTCACACAACGTAACCCTAATGCAGGACTGGTACTTGTTGGTGCAATCTTCGCTCGAAATGCCGATCGATGACCGTCATAGCGGTCCATCCAGGAGCCGCCCCGTATCACGCGAGGTGAATCAGGAGCCCCTGAGCCCCATACACTACCATCCACAGGGGCATTTTTATAGGTCTCGTGCCAGGGATCTGCGACGAACTCCCAAAGGTAGCCGTGCATGTCATACAACCCCCACGGATTTGGCTTCAGAGCACCAACGGGGGGATCATTGCCGGCGGCATTTCCGGTATGCCAGGCGTATGCGTCCAGGTTTCGGGCCAGTTTGCCTGCATCACCCGGCTTTTGTGCTGCATCACCAAAACTGTATTCCGTCGTTGTTCCGGCCCGACAGCAGTATTCCCATTCGGCTTCCGTGGGCAGCCGGATTTCTTCATCGGCGGCGATGAGCCCGTTTTTCCGTAGCAATTGGGTCAATTTCTGACAAAACTGATTGGCGGTTCGCCAGTCAAACATTTCGGCGGAATTGCGAGGGCCTTTCCAGCGACTGGGATTCTCTCCCATGACAGCCTGATACAAGTTTTGCGGGACTTCATATTTGCCGATCCAGAAATCTTCGGCAAAAGTCACCGTATGAACAGGCATCTCCGCAGGCAGACCTTTCGCAGAGCCCATTTGAAACGATTTCGGGAATTTGCCTTTACCGGGCGTAATCGGCACCAGCTCTTCAACAAACAGTTTCAGTAACGCGGCCTGTTTTGCATCGGTAGCGGCACCAGCGGCTTTCTCCTGTTTCTCGTCTGCCGAGAGCAAGCCAGACCCCAAAACAGACAGGAACATTCCCGACAGAAGAAACGGTCTGATATACGCGGCAATCGTTTTGTGATGTTTCATGTGCTTCACTACTGCTTCTGAATTTGTTAGGGTACTCTTTTGAATCCTATTTTATCAATGCGGGATGGAATCCGAAAGTGGAGTGACGATTCGCGAGCCTGCTTCGATCCATTCTGTCACGCTTTTTTCTGTTTTGCCAGTCAGGTTAATCCATGTCAGAATCAGTTCCCTCGTTTCCTCGCAGCATTGATTTGCTTTCGCATCAGGAATGCCAACTGGTCATCGTCGATGTGCAGGAAAAGCTGGTCCCTGCGATTCCCGTTTCTAAAAAACTGATTCACCGCATCCAACAGTTAATTCAGGCAGCCACCCTGTTTCAAGTTCCCGTGAGTTGTACCGAGCAATATCCCAAAGGGCTGGGCCCCACGATTCCGGAACTCGCCTCGCTGCTGCCGACTCCCATTGAAAAACTACGATTCAGTGCAGCCGAATGTTTGGGTTGGGGCGGTGCTTCCAATACCATCGATAACCGGACGAAAATCGTACTGACAGGAATTGAAGCGCATATCTGTGTGCAGCAAACCGCTCTGGATTTGTTAGCCGCCGGTTATCGCGTTATCATTCCCATAGATGCCATTGCCAGTCGCAATCAACTGGATTGGAACTTCGCCATCAAACGCATGGAAAATTCGGGAGCGTGTATTACCACCGCCGAATCGATCCTGTTTGAATGGTGCGAGGTTGCGGGCACCGATGAATTTAAACAGATCAGTCGCCTGGTGACTGGAAAATAAACACCGACCTGGAATATCGTTTGCGAAAAATTAAATCCTTTCTGAGCATTTTTAAAGTATAAAGAGCAAAAGCCATGATCACCGAACACCATCTTCACAGCCCGATTCAACCCCCACGTCGCACTCTGATGGGCCCTGGTCCCAGTGATGTCTCTCCCAGCGTTCTGTCAGCAATGGCCTCACCGACAGTCGGACACCTTGATCCGTATTTCCTGCAAATCATGGATGAAGTCCAGGACATGCTCCGAACGATTTTCCATACCACAAACGAACTCACGCTGGCTGTCAGCGGTACCGGCAGTGCCGGAATGGAAGCCTGCGTGGTGAACCTGCTCGAACCGGGAGACAAAATCGTCGTCTGCACGAACGGCGTGTTTGGCGGCCGGATGGCGGATGTTGCCAGTCGGATTGGTGCGGAAGTCGTTCAGATCGAACGCCCCTTCGGCGAAGTTTTTTCCGTTGAAGAAGTGGCAGAAGTCGTCAAAAAAGAAAAACCGAAAGTCGTCGGCATCGTGCATGCAGAGACATCTACGGGAGCCGCCCAATCGCTGAAAGAAATTTCCGAAGTCGTCCATGAAACGGATGCATTGCTGCTGGTTGACTGCGTGACCTCACTCGGCGGAATGCCTGTGAAAATTGATGAGTGGAATGTTGATGCCGCCTACAGTGGGACGCAGAAATGCCTGAGCTGCCCTCCCGGTCTGGCCCCAGTTACATTCAGTTCCCGCGCCCTTGCCGCCATGGATGCCCGCAAGACCAAGGTTTCGAGCTGGTACCTGGATATGTCCATGGTCCGTGCTTACTGGGGCGGCTCACGAGCCTATCATCATACTGCACCGATTAACATGAACTTTGCACTGCATCAGGCGTTGCGACTGGTGCTCGATGAAGGTATGGAAAACCGATTTTCGCGTCATTATGCCAATCATTGCGCCCTGAAAGCCGGTCTGCAGGCGATGGGAATTCAGTTTGCGGTCGCCGATGACCATCAGCTTCCGATGCTCAACGCCGTCAAGATTCCTGACGGAATCGATGATGCCACCATTCGTGGCCAGCTGTTGAACTGGTTTGGCATCGAAATCGGTGGCGGCCTCGGCCCCATGAAGGGCAAAACCTGGCGGATCGGCCTGATGGGAGAGAGTAGCCAGAGTTCGCATGTGCTGCTGTTTCTGGCGGCCCTGGATCAATGTCTGCTGCATGCGGGCTACCAGCTGACACCCGGCGCCGGCGTAGCTGCTGCAAATGATTTTTACCGCACAACAATTACAGACTAACCCCAGGCGGTCGCTAAGTTTCGTTTTTTTGATCGAATAAGACGGTTATATTTAATGAGTTCCGACGAGAATTCCGATTCCTAAGATACGATTCTCATATGACTTGCCGACCATCGCAGGTCGCGTTATATTGGGATCATCACGCAAGGGAAGCATCCTTTGCGTGCCGTCGAGAGAATTTTCGAACATTCTCACGAATTTTGTGTCGAATGAGTGGCAATCACGAAAATCTTTGCCTATCATTTCCGACCACCTGTAAGGGGCCGTAGCTCAATTGGTTAGAGTACCGGACTGTCGATCCGGGGGTTGCGGGTTCAAGTCCCGTCGGCCTCGCTTATAGTGTTATCTGATTAAGGGACATCGAATTATTGATTCGGTGTCCCTTTCTTTTTGAATCAGCCTGCTCCTGAACGCCCCACTAAGACCAGGGAGAGCTAAAGATGCCTGAGTATCAACTATTGCTCCTGGGGATCGGAGCCTTACTTGGCTTCTTTTTTATCCTGATTGTTTCAGTCTGCATGTGGGAAAAACAGGCGATTCAGCCGTTTTATTTTCCAGATGACGGTGAAGAATATCCACTCGTCGATGCCGCCGCTGAGGCAAACCAGGAAGCTGCTAAGCTCGGCTTTGAATACGGCTGCCTTTGTCATTTTGGAAAAGCAAAAATGTATCGAGTGCGGTATGACTTCTGGATCACCCCCGATTGCTCAATGATCGCCACCGTCAGTGGTGGCGAGGTCGCCAAACTTCCCTGTAAAGGGATCTGGCTTTATTCAAAATCTGCAGATGGTCGTATTCTCTGTACCACGAATGAAATCGGGGAGCAGGACATTTCCGGCGTCATGGAACAATCAACCTGGACAGATTACGGATTCAAAGAACTCCATAAAAAACATTTGCAGCGGCTAAAAGAAATTGCGATTGAACCTTTTGAAGCAGACAAACCACTGGCTGGCTATTTCGAGATCAGAAAAATGAAAGCGGATCTACTCGTCAACGCGAAGGATGCTTATTATACCGATGACGAGGGGCTGGTCTGGCGGTATACACTGAAAGGTGCACTCAAGTTCTATTTTATCTCCCAATGGGTACGTCCGCTAAAACGTGGTTTACGTTCCATTGGTCTGGTTAAAGACTAATACTGATGCAAACATTCGATGAAATGAAAGCGTTCCTGCTGAGCCATGAAATCTTTCAAGACATGCTGACGATGGATCTGAAACAAACCGACCTTTCCATTTCTGAAGATATCGAAACTGCGGACAACTTTGTCAAAGAACTCGGCTTTAAACCACTGGGTAATGGCTGGAATGAACTGGACCAGCCCACTGCTTTGAAATCACTCACCCAGGTGTTATATCTGAGTCAGGCGTATAATATGGAACTAATGCCCTTTGAAACAGCACGAGAGATCGCCAAAGGTTTCCTCGAACTGTTTGACAGCTATAACGCATCGTATTATGCCAACGGAGATTTCCAGTCACAGTCTGCTGGCTGGAATCCGCTGACAGAATCCACATTTGACATGGCAGTCTTAGTGATGGATCATGAATCGATCGGCATCATCTGCGTTGAGGACGAGGACTGAAGACATCGAAGCTACCAGCAAATTCAAGGTAATCATGTGACAGTCGAAGACCAAACTCTGACCGTTCAACAACAGCCACGTCTGAGTGTTCGCGTTCGATTACTCATGGGGATCCTTTTTCTGTTGCTGGCGATCGTTGTTGTCGCAATCTTGCGTCTTCCCCCCAAGCTTGAGGCAGGTCAGGTGATCGATCAATTTGGCGTTTATCGTTTTCCTGCGGGCGGACATCAGTTCGAGATCAAAAAAACGGCGGACAATAACGTACAAATTATACTCCATCGACGGATTACGGAGGTCAAACTTTTTTCCATCCCCGTTTACTCAAGGTTGGCTGCAGACAGACCGATCTCATTTGAAGCGGAACGGGGCTGGTTTGTTTCTGTAGACCGCTATCAGCGACTTTGGATCTTCCACGGCCTTTGGGACAAGGAGTGGGGCGCACCACGCCCTATGCCTTCAGGAGGGACAGTGCCCTACGCACCCGCGGTTCTCATGCAGGGCTCCTGGTTTTTACCAAGCGGCAAATTGGTATTAGGTGGTAATGTTGTGAGTGAAACAGGTGAATGGGCGGGCGTTCCTTCCGCTTTTTTTGATCGACTACCAGATAAAAACCAGGAACTCTCCGTCTGGGGAAGTATCCCGCCGATTCCGGTATCGCCTCCCCGCTTCACAAAGCAGCAGCAAATGATGCTTGAGCAGAAACTCAATGCTCTCCGCTAAGATTTACAATCTCCCAAGAGACCTATTTTAGAAATTTTCAATCGGTCATTGGCATGTTTCAGAGAATTCTCTTCAATAAAAATAACTTGATCCTTGAATCACAACCCGCTAACGTGAGCCTGAAGAAATTCCATTTGGATTCCCTATAACAGCCAGATAGGAATAGTGCCATGAACCAGTCTGATAGCAAGGTCTACATCTATAATACCGTTGACGGTGAGATGCACCATTACTATGTTTCTCCACTTTCACACGATCTTGGCTTTACAACGGGCTTGCCTTCTGAAGCAATTATGGGAGAGCTGACAAATGGTCCGGAAAATATCACGCCAGAATTCTTCCAACAGAATACTCAGTTTCTTGAATTCCTTGCGGGTGTGATTGGCAAGCATGCAATTCATTGCCCGGGATTAATAGCCGAGACAGAAAGACAACAAAACGGCTATGTGTTTATTCTCGATCGACGAACCCCCACACCAGAAGATGGCGTTCCTCCAGAAGATATCATTGGATATGTTGAAATCAAGAATGGCCAAATGTTGCAGTTTCACAGTTCTCCCAATTATCGAATCTTCACAAAAGATGGTTTCATGAAACTTGAACGCTGGATGCATGAACGATTGCTTGAAGAACTGAAAATCGTAGCAGGCGTCTCTGCTACCGAAGACACGAAATAACCTTGTAATTGATCGCTCTCATAATAAATTCTACACCCTAAGGAATTCTCATATGCCAACTGGTCCCTCGCGCAAAGAGAAACGACGTCAAGCCGCTCTCCGCGAGCTGGATCTAAAGACAGCAGAGTGCAGCATGCGCTGAGTTTCAACGAAGTTTGAAAAGCAATTAGATCTCGTTTAAGAACAGAACGGACACAATTCTTTGCAGTTTTGTTTGCATTAATCATTTCTTCCATTACAGTAGACGCAGCGTGGATATACACATACGTATCCCCAGTCAGAAACTACTGATGTCTCTGTTTGGCATGCACTACGGGGTGCTTCAAGCGTTCGTTCAATAAATAAAGGATGAGACTCATGCAAAGAATCTGTCAAACTCGATTGCTGATCCTGGTATTGTTTCTTTGGACTTGCCCCGTCTATTCCGCTGCCGCTGAAAATCTTCCCTGGTCGCCCGGTCAAGCGACAGGAGAAATGAATTCACCGAAAGCCGGAGATCAGAAAACGGCTTGGGCTGCGCTGGCACAGGACAAGGGCGCCGAATGGATCAAGCTGGAATACAAGACCCCCGTTGAAGTATACGCGGTTCGCATTTATGAAAACTTCAACCCCGGCGCCGTCAGTAAAGTCACGGGATTCGACAAAGCGGGAACGGAAGTCCTGATTTGGGAAGGGAAAGAGCCTCTCAAAAAAGCGCCAAATATTTTCGAAGTGAAGCCAGAATCCAAACTGGTCTCGCAATCAATCAAAGTTTATCTCGACACCAAACGTGTCAAAGGCTGGAACGAAATTGATGCCGTCCAACTGGTGAGTAGCAATAATAGCAAACAATGGGCCACCAAAGCTTCGGCCAGCAGCACCTATGCATCAAGAGCCGGCAGAAGCGAAGCTCAGGAAATCACCTGGGACTCATTGCCGCCATCCGTGGTGAAGACGGTTCCCCAGGCGGGCAGCACAGACGTCGATCCTGATCTCAAAGAAATTTCGGTCACTTTCAGTAAAGACATGCTCACAGATCGCATGTGGGCTGTCGTCCAGATCTCGAAAGCATTGTTTCCCAAAACCAGAAAAGGGATTCACTATCTGGATGATCAACGCACCTGCGTGATCCCCGTCGATCTTGAGCCGGGTAAGATGTACGTGATGTGGTTCAATCGGGGTCGTTATAACAGTTTTCGCGATACCGAGAACAACCCTGCTGTCCCCTACCTGCTGGTGTTCAAGACAAAGTCGAAATGAAGCTTGATGAAATGATTGTTAAGAACAACGCTGAAATGAAGCACGCCGTTGACAGACAACTTCAGTCTGATACGATTTTTAAATCGCGCTACACTTAGAACGATCTACGATCAGAAGTGGATTTTTTTCATTTCATCACAAATTCGGCTTCCGGAGAGGATGCCCTTTGACTTTGGAACACAGCACTACCAGTTCTGGCTTGACGTCGGAAGACTATGAGCCGGTACTCAAAGAACTTGCCACCATCCGCTCCGAGATGGTCATTGAGGCAGATCGCTCCCGGTCTCTGCTGGATCAGGTTCACCCCTGCTACCGGGAAAGTGCGCGTAATCTCCTGCATTACCTGGCACTCCGTCATCACGACATCCGACCGTTACAAATCCGCCTGGCAGCGCTGGGTCTCTCCTCGCTTGGACGCGCCGAGTCGCATGTGATGGCGACCGTCGATGCGGTACTGGATGTATTACACCGCCTGGCGGGACACTCCCCGGAACAGTCTGCTGCAGAACCGGCAGCCATCAATTTTGCGACCGGGGAACGACTGCTGGTTGAACACACCGAAACATTGCTCGGTCCCGCCGTCCCCGGGCGCTGGGTCCGAATTATGGTCACCATGCCGAGCGAGGCAGCCGACGATTACCACCTGGTCCACGACCTGCTGCAACAGGGCATGGATTGCATGCGGATCAATTGCGCACACGATGATGCGACTGCATGGTTGCGGATGATTGAACACCTCAGACGGGCAGAAAAATCATTAGGGCGATCGTGTCAGGTCATTATGGATCTGGCAGGCCCCAAGCTGCGCACCGGGCCTCTGGAGCCAGGACCGGCGGTCGTCAAGATTCGCCCACGCCGCGATCTCCTGGGACGAGTCACCGCCCCCGCACGGGTCTGGCTCTTTGCCGAAACTAATCCCCAACTGTCGCCTTCCCCCGCCGATGCCTGCCTACCCGTTCCAGAACCGTGGCTCTCCCGGCTGCATCTGGACGAAAAAATCCAACTCACCGACGCACGCGGCTCCCGGCGCACTTTGACCATCGTTGATCTCACTGATGAAGGGTGCTGGGCAGAGGCGGTTCAAACGACCTACATCATTCCCGGCACAATCCTGAAACATGAACACAAACTCGCAAAGGCAAAGCATCGCGAAGCGGCAGTCGGCGACATAGCGGCTACGGAAAACTATCTCACATTGTTTCAGGGCGACCAGCTCATTATCACCCGGAACCTCGAACCGGGACGTCCCGCGACCCACGACAGTGCGGGAGAGGTGCTGACTCCGGCACAGATTGGCTGCACGATCCCCGACGTGTTTAATGATGTTCGTGCCGGTCAGTCCATCTGGTTCGATGATGGCAAGATTGGCGGCGTCATTGAAAAAGTAGACAGCACACGCGTGCTCGTTCGCATCACGCAGGCGCGTTTGAGCGGCGCGAAGTTACGCGCCGACAAAGGCATCAATCTGCCCGAAAGTAATCTGAGCTTAAATGCCTTAACCGACAAAGATCTCGAAGACCTGGCCTTTGTCGCACAACACGCCGATGTCGTCGAGATGTCGTTCGCCAATCGCGCGGAAGATGTCGAAATGCTCCAGCAGCATCTGACAACTCTGGATGGCCGCCAGCCCGCAATCGTTCTGAAAATTGAAACGCGGCGCGGCTTCGAGAACCTGCCCGACATGTTGCTCACCGCCATGCGATCCCCCTGTTGTGGCGTGATGATTGCCCGCGGCGATCTGGCCGTTGAAAGCGGCTTCGAACGGCTGGCGGAAGTTCAGGAAGAGATTCTCTGGATCTGTGAAGCCGCCCATGTCCCCGTGATCTGGGCCACTCAGGTTCTAGAATCTCTGGCTAAAGAAGGGATGCCGTCCCGTGCAGAAATCACGGATGCGGCCATGGGCCACCGGGCCGAATGCGTCATGCTCAACAAAGGCCCACACGTACTCCACGCCGTACGAACGCTCGACGATATCCTGCGACGGATGCAGTCTCATCAAACCAAAAAACGAGCCATGCTCCGCGAATTACGGCTGGCCACACATACGCCGTCCGAGAAATCGGATGCAACAACAGGCTGACCCGACGCTTCATTTTCTCCTGATGCGTCTGAATGATTGCTGAGGGCGTTCCATTCGGCGACAAGACAAAATCCTGCACCATTTCGAAGAGCAACAATTGTGCGAATTTCGTTGTTGACAAAGTCTCTGAGTCAAATATGATCATATGTACCTTTTGGTAATTCATTTCTTAACGTGAAATCCAATCTGGATTTTTCGAGTAAACACAACCATGCGGGCAAAAGGAATGACTCATGAACTATTCACTCACTCCGTTCCCCGACCAACCTTCCTCGGAAACGCCTTTCGAATTACGTGAACGATTTCCAGATATTCGGGAGTCGCTCGCCCCGCGTCCGAAACCGGATCACGCACAAGCGATTGGTAATTCGGCACTGCTTGACCTGATTGTTGAGACCCTGCTGGACGTGACTGTGCCGTTTTTTATCACCCACTGTCACGAGGCAAACGGTGATCTACACCTCTCTGTAACCGCAGCAGGCGGCGGGCATCAGGTCTCTGCAGGAGATGAATTACGCGGCGGCTTGTTCATTCG
This genomic interval from Gimesia alba contains the following:
- a CDS encoding 30S ribosomal protein S1 gives rise to the protein MSSEQPSTEEIKTSEEAVEANAPADQGQSADAADVTAEAAASAPQEEPQAEPVAESATTAETGSEESPQAAEASEQPEPAKTERKIQLKPKVDPEQFKAKPSPGTSMPPQPKAAEGEEAPTEAASQEELEEAAMLQIAEAAVPIDIPPEVDDLGEGLEAELAAALTAQGGQELPKTLSDEEAAAEAAAAGTAATPAAATPADEGLAEGDRLKGIVESINNDDVFVDLGSKALGTPGIVPLRQFGDKPPEVGQEIDVKITSIKEAEGLIQLSLPRGHHKPAGDWDAVSAGQVVECVVNKSNKGGLEVNVGSLRGFLPASQADLYFVGDLEPFVGQKLTVQITEVNPKKRNLVVSRRKYLEAEREEIQKELWEKLAIGQEHTGTVKNIKDYGAFVDIGGIDGFLHIGEISWNRIKHPKDALSEQQQINVKILKIDREKNRISLGMKQLQQDPWQLAEDRYAADSTVTGKVTRTTDFGAFVELEPGLEGLIHISELDHRRVKRVTEILTTGQETTAKVLEVDTNRKRISLSLKALIDKPDAPAEQAEEQPAYERKRKGPLLGGNAEDTSGSSGGGLFGNPNDYK
- a CDS encoding formylglycine-generating enzyme family protein, producing MKHHKTIAAYIRPFLLSGMFLSVLGSGLLSADEKQEKAAGAATDAKQAALLKLFVEELVPITPGKGKFPKSFQMGSAKGLPAEMPVHTVTFAEDFWIGKYEVPQNLYQAVMGENPSRWKGPRNSAEMFDWRTANQFCQKLTQLLRKNGLIAADEEIRLPTEAEWEYCCRAGTTTEYSFGDAAQKPGDAGKLARNLDAYAWHTGNAAGNDPPVGALKPNPWGLYDMHGYLWEFVADPWHETYKNAPVDGSVWGSGAPDSPRVIRGGSWMDRYDGHRSAFRAKIAPTSTSPALGLRCVKAKVKKSEN
- a CDS encoding isochorismatase family protein: MSESVPSFPRSIDLLSHQECQLVIVDVQEKLVPAIPVSKKLIHRIQQLIQAATLFQVPVSCTEQYPKGLGPTIPELASLLPTPIEKLRFSAAECLGWGGASNTIDNRTKIVLTGIEAHICVQQTALDLLAAGYRVIIPIDAIASRNQLDWNFAIKRMENSGACITTAESILFEWCEVAGTDEFKQISRLVTGK
- a CDS encoding pyridoxal-phosphate-dependent aminotransferase family protein, whose protein sequence is MITEHHLHSPIQPPRRTLMGPGPSDVSPSVLSAMASPTVGHLDPYFLQIMDEVQDMLRTIFHTTNELTLAVSGTGSAGMEACVVNLLEPGDKIVVCTNGVFGGRMADVASRIGAEVVQIERPFGEVFSVEEVAEVVKKEKPKVVGIVHAETSTGAAQSLKEISEVVHETDALLLVDCVTSLGGMPVKIDEWNVDAAYSGTQKCLSCPPGLAPVTFSSRALAAMDARKTKVSSWYLDMSMVRAYWGGSRAYHHTAPINMNFALHQALRLVLDEGMENRFSRHYANHCALKAGLQAMGIQFAVADDHQLPMLNAVKIPDGIDDATIRGQLLNWFGIEIGGGLGPMKGKTWRIGLMGESSQSSHVLLFLAALDQCLLHAGYQLTPGAGVAAANDFYRTTITD
- a CDS encoding Ig-like domain-containing protein, with protein sequence MQRICQTRLLILVLFLWTCPVYSAAAENLPWSPGQATGEMNSPKAGDQKTAWAALAQDKGAEWIKLEYKTPVEVYAVRIYENFNPGAVSKVTGFDKAGTEVLIWEGKEPLKKAPNIFEVKPESKLVSQSIKVYLDTKRVKGWNEIDAVQLVSSNNSKQWATKASASSTYASRAGRSEAQEITWDSLPPSVVKTVPQAGSTDVDPDLKEISVTFSKDMLTDRMWAVVQISKALFPKTRKGIHYLDDQRTCVIPVDLEPGKMYVMWFNRGRYNSFRDTENNPAVPYLLVFKTKSK
- a CDS encoding pyruvate kinase, which translates into the protein MTLEHSTTSSGLTSEDYEPVLKELATIRSEMVIEADRSRSLLDQVHPCYRESARNLLHYLALRHHDIRPLQIRLAALGLSSLGRAESHVMATVDAVLDVLHRLAGHSPEQSAAEPAAINFATGERLLVEHTETLLGPAVPGRWVRIMVTMPSEAADDYHLVHDLLQQGMDCMRINCAHDDATAWLRMIEHLRRAEKSLGRSCQVIMDLAGPKLRTGPLEPGPAVVKIRPRRDLLGRVTAPARVWLFAETNPQLSPSPADACLPVPEPWLSRLHLDEKIQLTDARGSRRTLTIVDLTDEGCWAEAVQTTYIIPGTILKHEHKLAKAKHREAAVGDIAATENYLTLFQGDQLIITRNLEPGRPATHDSAGEVLTPAQIGCTIPDVFNDVRAGQSIWFDDGKIGGVIEKVDSTRVLVRITQARLSGAKLRADKGINLPESNLSLNALTDKDLEDLAFVAQHADVVEMSFANRAEDVEMLQQHLTTLDGRQPAIVLKIETRRGFENLPDMLLTAMRSPCCGVMIARGDLAVESGFERLAEVQEEILWICEAAHVPVIWATQVLESLAKEGMPSRAEITDAAMGHRAECVMLNKGPHVLHAVRTLDDILRRMQSHQTKKRAMLRELRLATHTPSEKSDATTG